The Rhea pennata isolate bPtePen1 chromosome Z, bPtePen1.pri, whole genome shotgun sequence genome includes a region encoding these proteins:
- the FXN gene encoding frataxin, mitochondrial, with amino-acid sequence MWRPGAARALGVAREAAAAAPRWSAAAAAAGASSGAGAGAGALLRGGAADSSLQQLEYASKVKSKTVQFINLRSTGTLNNKSSLDETTYEKLAEETLDSLADFFEDLTDKPFTPEDYDVSLGSGVLTVKLGGNMGTYVINKQTPNRQIWLSSPTSGPKRYDWTGRNWVYSHDRVSLHELLSKEFSTALKTKLDLSCLIYSGKEDT; translated from the exons atgTGGCGGCcaggggcggcgcgggcgctgggTGTCGCgcgggaagcggcggcggcggcgccgcggtgGAGCGCGGCGGCTGCAGCGGCCGGGGCCAGtagcggggccggggccggggccggggcgctgctgaggggcggcgcggcg GATTCTTCTCTACAGCAGTTGGAATATGCTTCGAAGGTGAAGAGCAAAACTGTTCAGTTTATCAATTTAAGAAGCACGGGAACTCTGAACAATAAAAG CTCTTTAGATGAGACCACTTACGAAAAACTGGCTGAAGAAACGCTGGACTCCTTAGCAGATTTTTTTGAGGATCTCACAGATAAGCCATTTACCCCAGAAGACTACGATGTCTCTTTAGGG AGTGGAGTTCTAACAGTTAAATTAGGTGGAAACATGGGAACATATGTAATCAATAAGCAAACACCAAACCGGCAGATTTGGCTCTCCTCACCCACTAG tgGGCCCAAGCGCTATGACTGGACGGGACGGAACTGGGTGTATTCTCATGACAGAGTATCCCTTCATGAACTACTATCAAAAGAATTTTCAACAGCGTTAAAAACCAAACTAGATTTGTCCTGCTTAATATATTCTGGGAAAGAAGATACTTGA